The proteins below are encoded in one region of Buttiauxella gaviniae:
- a CDS encoding glutathione S-transferase family protein, whose translation MLIVHHLNNSRSQRILWMLEELQVPYQIVRYQREPTKLAPESLKAVHPLGKSPVVEDNGNILAESGAIIEYLQETYDPESRFKPISSEDKLRYRFWLHYAEGSLMPLLMMKLVFGSLGKAPVPWLLRPVGNVLGQGVQKAYLNKQILTHARYLEDSLEKSPWFAGQAFSAADIQMSFPVIALLSRGGINDLPNLQNWYSQVQQRPAWQRAIQQGGPFEIP comes from the coding sequence ATGCTTATCGTCCATCATCTCAATAACTCCCGCTCCCAACGCATTTTATGGATGCTTGAAGAGCTACAGGTGCCGTACCAGATTGTTCGCTACCAGCGTGAACCCACCAAGCTGGCACCCGAGTCATTAAAAGCCGTGCACCCTTTAGGCAAGTCACCGGTGGTGGAAGATAACGGCAATATCCTCGCCGAATCCGGGGCGATTATTGAATATCTGCAAGAGACGTACGATCCCGAAAGCCGTTTTAAACCGATCAGTAGCGAAGATAAACTGCGTTACCGTTTTTGGCTGCACTACGCCGAAGGGTCGTTAATGCCGCTGCTGATGATGAAACTGGTCTTTGGAAGTCTGGGGAAAGCCCCCGTTCCGTGGCTGCTACGCCCGGTGGGAAATGTGCTGGGGCAGGGCGTGCAAAAGGCGTATCTGAATAAGCAGATTTTAACGCATGCGCGCTATCTCGAAGATTCCCTGGAAAAATCCCCGTGGTTTGCCGGGCAGGCCTTTAGCGCCGCAGATATTCAAATGAGTTTCCCGGTTATCGCGTTGCTTTCGCGCGGTGGCATCAACGATCTACCGAATCTTCAGAATTGGTATAGCCAGGTGCAACAGCGTCCGGCCTGGCAACGTGCTATTCAGCAAGGTGGGCCGTTCGAGATCCCATAA
- the ghxP gene encoding guanine/hypoxanthine transporter GhxP — translation MSNHSPRATGGLDAWFKISARGSTVRQEVVAGLTTFLAMVYSVIVVPGMLGKAGFPPAAVFVATCLVAGVGSLVMGLWANLPLAIGCAISLTAFTAFSLVLGQHISVPVALGAVFLMGVLFTIISATGIRSWILRNLPMGVAHGTGIGIGLFLLLIAANGVGLVIKNPLDGLPVALGHFASFPVIMSLIGLAVIIGLEKLKVPGGILLTIIAISIFGLIFDPNVHFSGIFAMPSLKDEAGNSLIGSLDIMGALNPVVLPSVLALVMTAVFDATGTIRAVAGQANLLDKDGQIIDGGKALTTDSLSSVFSGLVGAAPAAVYIESAAGTAAGGKTGLTAITVGVLFLLILFLSPLSYLVPAYATAPALMYVGLLMLSNVAKIDFADFVDAMAGLITAVFIVLTCNIVTGIMIGFASLVIGRIVSGEWRKLNIGTVVIAIALVAFYAGGWAI, via the coding sequence ATGTCTAATCATTCTCCGCGTGCGACCGGCGGTCTTGACGCCTGGTTCAAAATATCTGCACGTGGCAGTACCGTTCGTCAGGAAGTGGTGGCGGGTTTAACCACTTTCCTCGCGATGGTCTACTCCGTCATCGTCGTACCGGGCATGCTCGGTAAAGCAGGTTTCCCTCCTGCGGCGGTCTTTGTAGCGACTTGCCTGGTCGCCGGTGTCGGTTCACTGGTGATGGGCCTTTGGGCAAACCTGCCGCTGGCCATTGGCTGCGCTATCTCACTGACGGCTTTCACCGCGTTTAGTCTGGTGTTGGGCCAACACATCAGTGTTCCCGTCGCGCTGGGCGCGGTGTTCCTGATGGGTGTGCTGTTCACCATCATTTCTGCAACCGGTATTCGTAGCTGGATTTTGCGTAACTTGCCGATGGGCGTTGCGCACGGCACCGGCATTGGTATCGGCCTGTTCCTGCTGCTGATTGCGGCAAACGGTGTCGGTCTGGTTATCAAAAACCCGCTGGATGGCTTACCTGTTGCGCTGGGCCATTTCGCCAGCTTCCCGGTCATTATGTCGCTGATTGGTCTGGCGGTAATTATTGGTCTGGAAAAACTGAAAGTCCCTGGCGGCATTCTGCTAACCATTATCGCGATTTCTATTTTTGGCCTGATCTTCGACCCTAACGTTCATTTCTCTGGCATTTTCGCGATGCCTTCACTGAAAGATGAAGCGGGCAATTCGCTGATTGGTAGCCTGGACATCATGGGTGCGCTGAACCCGGTGGTATTGCCAAGCGTTCTGGCGCTGGTGATGACTGCGGTATTCGACGCAACGGGCACCATCCGTGCCGTAGCGGGCCAGGCAAATCTGCTGGATAAAGACGGCCAAATCATCGATGGCGGCAAAGCGCTGACCACCGACTCCCTGAGCTCCGTGTTCTCAGGCCTGGTGGGTGCCGCGCCAGCGGCGGTTTACATCGAATCTGCGGCAGGTACGGCGGCAGGCGGTAAAACTGGCCTGACAGCTATCACCGTTGGTGTGCTGTTCCTGCTGATTCTGTTCCTCTCTCCGCTCTCTTATCTGGTTCCTGCCTACGCAACCGCTCCGGCGTTGATGTACGTCGGTTTGTTGATGCTGAGCAACGTGGCAAAAATCGACTTCGCTGATTTCGTTGATGCTATGGCTGGCCTGATCACTGCGGTATTCATCGTGCTGACCTGTAACATCGTTACCGGCATCATGATTGGTTTCGCCTCTCTGGTGATTGGCCGCATCGTTTCCGGTGAGTGGCGTAAGCTGAACATCGGCACCGTTGTGATTGCTATTGCATTGGTCGCATTCTACGCAGGCGGCTGGGCGATCTAA
- a CDS encoding Na+/H+ antiporter — MEIFFTILIMTLVVSLSGVATRMLPFQIPLPLMQIAIGALLAWPHFGLHVDFNPELFLVLFIPPLLFADGWKTPTHEFLNHGREIIGLALVLVLVTVVGIGFLIYYLVPGIPLIPAFALAAVLSPTDAVALSGIVGEGRIPKKIMGILQGEALMNDASGLVSLKMAVAVAVGTMVFTVGGATVEFFKVAIGGLLAGIAVSWLYGKSLRLMSRWSGDEPATQILLLLLLPFASYLIAEHIGVSGILAAVAAGMTITRSGVLRSAPLAMRLRANSVWAMLEFVFNGMVFLLLGLQLPGILETSVAAANADPNVELWMLFLDVGLIYFALIGVRFLWLWSMKRISLRFMTKRPLEFGSYTTRELGIASFAGVRGAITLAGVLSIPLFLGDGTPFPARYELIFLSAGVILFSLFAGVIMLPILLRNVEVPDKSMARQEERIARAATAEVAIVAIQKMEERLHADVDENIDDQLLKEVSSRVIGNLRRRADGRNDVESSELEENLERRFRLAALRSERAELYHLRATQKISNETLMKLLHDLDLLEALLIEQH, encoded by the coding sequence ATGGAAATCTTCTTTACCATTCTCATCATGACCCTTGTGGTTTCGCTTTCTGGTGTGGCAACGCGCATGCTGCCTTTCCAGATCCCGCTCCCGTTAATGCAAATCGCCATCGGCGCGTTACTCGCCTGGCCGCACTTTGGTTTGCATGTCGATTTCAATCCGGAACTGTTCCTCGTGCTGTTTATTCCGCCGTTGCTGTTTGCGGATGGCTGGAAAACGCCGACTCACGAATTTCTGAACCACGGGCGAGAAATCATCGGCCTGGCGCTGGTGCTGGTGCTGGTCACCGTCGTGGGGATTGGCTTCCTGATTTACTACCTGGTGCCGGGCATTCCGCTGATTCCGGCGTTTGCGCTGGCGGCGGTACTCTCCCCAACGGATGCCGTGGCGCTTTCCGGTATTGTCGGCGAAGGGCGCATTCCTAAGAAAATCATGGGGATTTTGCAGGGCGAGGCGCTGATGAACGACGCCTCCGGCCTGGTATCGCTAAAAATGGCGGTTGCGGTCGCCGTTGGCACGATGGTATTTACCGTCGGCGGCGCGACCGTTGAGTTCTTCAAAGTGGCGATTGGCGGCCTGCTGGCGGGGATTGCCGTGAGCTGGTTGTACGGTAAATCGCTGCGCCTGATGAGCCGCTGGAGCGGCGATGAACCCGCAACGCAAATCCTGCTGCTGCTGCTTCTGCCGTTCGCCTCTTACCTGATTGCCGAACACATCGGCGTTTCCGGCATTCTGGCGGCGGTTGCTGCGGGGATGACCATCACCCGCTCCGGCGTGTTGCGCAGTGCACCGTTGGCGATGCGTCTGCGGGCAAACAGCGTCTGGGCGATGCTCGAATTTGTGTTTAACGGCATGGTCTTTTTGCTGTTGGGTCTGCAACTGCCGGGCATTCTCGAAACCTCCGTCGCGGCGGCCAATGCCGATCCCAACGTTGAACTGTGGATGCTGTTCCTCGATGTTGGGCTTATCTATTTTGCCCTGATTGGCGTACGATTCCTATGGCTGTGGTCGATGAAACGCATCAGTTTGCGCTTTATGACAAAGCGCCCGCTGGAGTTTGGCAGCTACACCACGCGTGAGTTGGGCATCGCATCGTTTGCCGGTGTGCGCGGGGCAATCACTCTCGCCGGTGTGCTTTCTATTCCGCTGTTTTTGGGGGACGGAACGCCATTTCCGGCGCGTTATGAGCTTATCTTCCTGTCGGCCGGCGTGATTCTGTTCTCGCTGTTTGCCGGGGTAATTATGCTGCCCATTTTGCTGCGTAACGTTGAAGTGCCGGACAAATCCATGGCGCGCCAAGAAGAGCGCATCGCCCGCGCCGCAACGGCAGAAGTGGCGATTGTCGCGATTCAAAAAATGGAAGAGCGGCTGCATGCTGACGTGGATGAAAACATCGACGACCAACTGCTAAAAGAGGTCAGTTCGCGCGTTATCGGGAATTTGCGCCGCAGAGCGGACGGGCGCAATGACGTAGAGAGCAGCGAGCTTGAAGAAAACCTTGAGCGCCGCTTCCGTCTGGCAGCCCTGCGTTCCGAGCGAGCAGAGCTGTACCATTTGCGTGCCACGCAGAAAATCAGCAATGAAACGTTGATGAAGCTGCTGCACGATCTCGATTTGCTTGAAGCGTTGCTCATCGAACAGCATTAA